Proteins from one Rosa chinensis cultivar Old Blush chromosome 7, RchiOBHm-V2, whole genome shotgun sequence genomic window:
- the LOC112178637 gene encoding ubiquitin-conjugating enzyme E2 10 has product MASKRILKELKDLQKDPPTSCSAGPVAEDMFHWQATIMGPADSPYAGGVFLVTIHFPPDYPFKPPKVAFRTKVFHPNINSNGSICLDILKEQWSPALTISKVLLSICSLLTDPNPDDPLVPEIAHMYKTDKNKYETTARSWTQKYAMG; this is encoded by the exons ATGGCGTCCAAGCGGATCTTGAAGGAGCTCAAGGATCTCCAGAAAGATCCTCCTACCTCTTGCAGCGCTG GCCCAGTTGCAGAAGACATGTTTCACTGGCAGGCGACAATCATGGGTCCTGCAGACAGTCCCTACGCAGGTGGAGTTTTTCTTGTCACCATACACTTTCCTCCAGACTATCCTTTTAAGCCACCAAAG GTTGCATTCAGGACAAAGGTGTTTCACCCAAACATTAATAGCAATGGCAGCATTTGCCTTGACATTTTGAAGGAACAGTGGAGTCCTGCGCTGACCATATCGAAG GTATTGCTTTCGATTTGCTCCCTGTTGACAGACCCAAATCCTGATGATCCTTTGGTGCCAGAGATTGCCCATATGTACAAGACCGACAAGAACAAGTATGAGACCACTGCAAGGAGCTGGACCCAGAAGTACGCCATGGGCTAG